The following are from one region of the Anguilla rostrata isolate EN2019 chromosome 7, ASM1855537v3, whole genome shotgun sequence genome:
- the LOC135258763 gene encoding PHD finger protein 21B-like, which produces MELQGLQEALKVEIQCHQLAVRNAKPLSLIKSSQAIATTPAKAPVSMVTTHANGQKALGPEPPQKPAAGLLTASVAPGSGPPASRRAGEPPHSQMLGHPTAGPIKVPQVHSLTRLPVQKPTVLPQVRPKTLIPDGLPHSPAPAQLANGLAHPQTPPPSGADPAQLANGLAHPQTPPPTAATSTPAQISGAGVAYAIISTSPAGPASVAKETMEVHPLLLSPDSKVIIIQPQGPSASQISPEPEAGSPDQETTPILSPPANEKSEEDQEKITFMVALGLVTTEHLEEIQSKRQERKRRTTANPAYSGLFEPERKRLMAHYLNSQLFPPARDTEDLYWKEDLAADEHCAVCKEDGELQPCHGCARAYHPACLHPPLRTPPTGAWHCPSCQRKVLNKDDTPWTQNFIQSYLTHKTVRQEERRRLRKRNSELKKEYTLVEEQDQQLTQALAKCVDLKHSLLGRQKDTRASLERLKALIRLIQRDQVIQVTMMATTTSTGTSLLSLPWIKPTSTAHPAGGTMLLQKSLPQKQSNN; this is translated from the exons CTGGCCGTCAGGAACGCCAAGCCCCTCTCCCTCATCAAGTCCAGCCAGGCCATCGCCACGACGCCGGCGAAGGCTCCCGTCTCCATGGTGACCACGCACGCGAACGGGCAGAAGGCCCTGGGCCCCGAGCCGCCGCAGAAACCTGCCGCCGGCCTCCTGACCGCGAGCGTAGCGCCCGGGAGCGGCCCGCCCGCCAGCCGGAGAGCCGGGGAACCGCCGCACTCTCAG atgctGGGACATCCCACAGCTGGGCCCATTAAGGTGCCTCAGGTCCACTCCCTGACCCGCCTGCCAGTGCAGAAGCCCACGGTGCTACCTCAG GTTCGGCCAAAGACCCTGATCCCAGACGGCCtcccccacagccccgcccccgcgcagCTGGCCAACGGGCTGGCCCATCcccagactccgcccccctccggCGCCGACCCCGCGCAGCTGGCCAACGGGCTGGCCCATCcccagactccgccccccaccgccgccacctccacccccgcccaGATCAGCGGGGCGGGCGTGGCCTACGCCATCATCTCCACTTCTCCCGCGGGTCCCGCGTCCGTCGCCAAGGAGACCATGGAGGTGCATCCGCTGCTCTTGAGTCCCGACAGCAAG GTGATCATTATCCAGCCCCAGGGTCCTAGTGCCTCCCAAATCTCCCCCGAGCCAGAGGCCGGCAGCCCTGACCAGGAGACCACGCCCATACTATCTCCTCCAGCCAATGAGAAGAGTGAGGAGGACCAGGAG AAAATAACGTTCATGGTCGCTCTCGGCCTCGTGACCACAGAACATCTGGAAG AGAtccagagcaagagacaggagaggaagaggcggaCCACGGCCAATCCGGCCTACAGTGGCCTGTTTGAGCCTGAG CGGAAGAGACTCATGGCGCATTATCTGAACAGCCAACTATTCCCGCCTGCGAGAG ACACTGAGGATCTGTACTGGAAG GAGGACTTGGCGGCTGACGAGCACTGTGCCGTGTGTAAGGAGGACGGAGAGCTGCAGCCGTGCCACGGCTGTGCCCGCGCCTACCACCCCGCCTGCCTGCACCCGCCCCTCCGGACCCCGCCCACGGGCGCGTGGCACTGCCCCTCCTGCCAGAGGAAG GTACTAAACAAAGATGATACGCCTTGGACACAGAATTTCATCCAGTCATACTTAACACACAAAACAG TACggcaggaggagagaaggagactgaggaagaggaacagcGAGCTGAAGAAAGAGTACACGCTCGTGGAAGAGCAGGACCAGCAGCTTACCCAGGCCCTAGCG AAATGCGTGGATCTGAAGCACAGCCTTCTGGGACGGCAGAAGGACACGCGGGCCTCCCTGGAGCGGCTGAAGGCCCTGATCCGCCTCATCCAGCGCGACCAAGTCATCCAGGTCACCATGATggccaccaccacctccactgGCACCTCGCTGCTCTCCCTGCCCTGGATCAAACCCACCAGCACAGCGCACCCTGCTGGCGGCACCATGCTACTGCAGAAGAGCCTGCCCCAGAAGCAGAGCAACAACTGA